The genomic DNA GCCAGCTCGACGACCTGTTATCAAAGCGCGATGACATCAATGCCGAACTGCAGCGGATTATCGATCAACAAACTGAGCCATGGGGAGTCAAAGTTACTGCCGTCGAAGTGAAGAACGTCGATATCCCTCAAGATATGCAACGCGCGATCGCCCGACAAGCTGAGGCCGAGCGGGAACGACGGGCCAAAATTATTCATGCTGAGGGCGAATTTCAAGCGGCGCAGAAACTCGCTGAAGCCGCCAATGTCATTAGCCAGAACCCCGCCGCTCTTCAATTGCGGTATCTTCAGACGCTTGTCGAAATTGCGGCTGAGAAGAACTCTACGACCATCTTCCCGATTCCGATCGATACTATTGCCCCATTCATGAAGGGACTGTTACCAAAGTAATGGGGCATTTCAGCCAGATCGCTGATGCCGATCCGGCATAGATGCCGCATAAGTGAGACAGTTCTTTCTTTCATTTCTCATTAGGCCGGTCTAATCTTCCTGATTTTTCGGATTGATCACACCTGTTGTTTCTCATCTTCAATCCAGCATCCATTTTGCTTCGTATAAGCACTACGAGGAACGGTTCGTTTGAATCTTTTCCACCGAATACGGCTCTAATGCGAATAGACGAACGTTTCAACCAGACTAAAGGTGACACAATGAAAGAAGGACTGCGAGTCTCGGACGAGATGGAGATACAGAAAACATTCGTTGCCGACGTCGATGCCGATGATGCCAAGGCGAGCGGCATGCTGGGAGTAATCAGCCGTGAGGTGGAAGAGTCCGGAGCGGATGAGAAGACCCAGCCGGTCATGCGTACAAGCCGCGGCGCCAGCCCGTTTCTCTTAGAATCCTTATACTTCCGATCGTTCGGCGATCGGGGGCTTTTGACCCGGGAAGAAGAAACGACGATCGCCAAGCGGGTGGACCATGGAACACGGCGCATTCGTGTTGCTCTGCGCCAAGCCATAAGAGCCTTGTTCAAATCTAAACGGACCCCTGCTCTTGCCGACAGCGTTAAAGTACTCCAGATGGTCAGACGGTTGAGCGGGCTTTCGGCTACGGCGTTGGACAATGCCGAAAGTGCCTTAAGCACCGCCCTTAATCCGTCGGACCCAGACTTAAAACTTACTCCAGCTACAGCAAAGGTACTGAAGGCGTTGCTCGATGAAATCCGTGCCGCTAGGGTTATCCTGGAGCAAGGCAAAGATGAACTCGTACGGTGTAATCTTCGTTTAGTGGTGGATGTTGCCAAACATTACACAGGGCGAGGATTGAGCTTGCTCGATCTCGTACAAGAAGGGAACATCGGTCTGATGAAAGCGGCCGAGCGGTATCAGTATCGAAAAGGATTCAAATTCAGCACCTATGCGACGTGGTGGATTCGGCAGGGCATTACTCGGGCGCTTGCGGATCAATCAAGAACGATCCGCATACCGGTCCACCAAACCGAAGCCTCGCATCGAATCCTGCGTGTGATGCGGAGACTTGGACAACAGTTTGGACGTCCCGCCCGCTTGGAAGAGATTGCCCATGTGCTGCGTATGAGACCTGAGCGGCTGCGCGAGACTGTGCTGGCCTTTCAGGAGCCAGTGGCCCTGGAAACTCCGATCGGTGATGGAGATACGCAGTTCGGGGATATGATTCCGGACCAGCAGGCAGTTCCGCCAGACGCTCATGTCCACCGAAGTGAACTGACGGAACAACTGGACCGTATCTTAAGCATCCTCACACCTCGTGAGCAAACCGTCATCAGACTCCGCTTCGGCATCGGCTACGATGAAGCCAGCACTTTGGAGCAAGTCGGCCAAAGCTTGTCCGTGACACGAGAGCGTATCCGCCAAATTGAGGCAAAAGCGCTTAAGAAGCTGAAGACTCCTCAGATCAAGGAGCTCTTCGCAGCCATCAAGTAACCTCTTCGATTCACGGGTTGCGAAAGAGTTTCGACATTTCGCAACCCGACTTTCCTCTCCATAGTGAGTTATGCAACAATATTCCAACCATGCTGAACCTGTTCTTTCTCTTCACAACCGTAATCCTGGGAACTGACTTCGAATGGATGTTTTATCATCCTCATAGATGGTATCAGTCCCCCTTCATCGCGTTATCCTTATGATCGATGTGAACACCTTGATATCTCCGCATTTGAGGTCTCCTTACACTCATGTGGGTGCGGTCCGCATCTTTTCAGAACCGGTCCCCTATCTCATCGCGTGGGAAATACAGTCTCGCTTGCATGAGGAGCGTCTCCTCGGTCTCCAACCGGATACTGTTCTGATTCTTGAACATTCTCCCGTCTATACGCTTGGACGTAGGAGTAGGCCGTCGCATTGGGGAGGCAGTGAATCAGCGTTGTGCACTGATGGGACGGAACTGCACCACGTCAATCGTGGAGGATCCGTCACTTTTCATGGTCCCGGACAGATTGTCGTCTATCCAGTGATCAAGCTTGATCGGCATGCGTCGGGGCCCAGGCAATTGGTCTGGTTACTAGAAGAAGTGATTATTCAGGTACTCGAACTCTGGAACATTACCGGCTCTCGTGTCGTTGGCAAACCTGGTGTGTGGATCATGACTCCGGAACCATGGAAAATCGCTTTTTTGGGCATACGAATTGAGCACGGCGTGACATTGCATGGGTTCGCTCTGAATGTTGATTTGGATCTGGCGCCGTTCCAACGGATCCAGCCCTGCGGATTTCCTGATTGCCGTGTGACCTCCATGTCTGCCATACGTCAAACAGCTGTCCCAATTGATATCGTCAAGCAGGAACTCGCTCGGACCTTTGCGGCGGTGTTTGCCTTCAACTGGTCGACTGTTACATGACACGCCGACGTAAAAACCGGCTGGTGTTGGCGTAGAGAAGTCCTATGCAAGAGCTTGATACACCGACCTTTCGCCTGGCCGTCGCTCAGTTCGATCAGGCAGCGGAAGCGATGGGACTTGATCCAAATCTCCGCGAACGTCTGAAACTTCCACAGCGGTCTCTCGTCGTCAGCCTTCCGGTTCGGATGGACGACGGACACGTGGAGGTTTTTACGGGTTACCGCGTACAACATGATTCATCACGGGGTCCGTCCAAGGGGGGCGTGCGTTACCATCCCGACGTGAATCTCGGTGAGGTGGCCGCTCTTGCAATGTGGATGACATGGAAATGCGCGTTGGCCGGCTTACCGTATGGCGGAGCGAAAGGCGGAGTCACCGTTGTGCCGAAGCAATTGTCACCCGCCGAGTTACAGCGGCTGACACGGCGATACGCCGCGGAGATTTTCCCCTTGATCGGTCCCGACAAGGATGTACCGGCCCCAGATGTAGGGACCGACGCTCAGGTCATGGCATGGATCATGGATACTTATAGTCAGCAAGTCGGCTATGCCGTTCCTGGAGTGGTAACCGGCAAGCCTCTTTCGATCGGAGGAAGCCTGGGCCGTGAAGAAGCGACAGGACGCGGAGTTGTTTACGTAACGCAAGAGGTACTTCATCACCTCAAGTTGCCGATTGAAAATGCCACGGTGGCGATTCAAGGATTCGGAAATGTTGGTTCACACACCGCCCACATCATGCAGCAACAAGGTGCACGCGTCATTGCCGTCAGCGATGTACACGGTGGAATTTATAATCCCAAAGGGTTGAATGTCATGGAGTTGCTTCGTCGTGACCCTAGCCAACGGTTGCATGACACCAAGCTCGGGGATGCGATCACAAACGAGGAACTCCTGGGATTAGAGTGTACCGTTCTCGTACCGGCCGCCCTCTCGGAACAGATCACAAGCAAAAACGCGAATTCTTTAAGGTGTCGAATTTTATCTGAAGGAGCGAACGGTCCGACGACTTTGGAGGCCGACTGCATCCTTGCAGATAAAGACATCTTCGTCATCCCGGATATTCTCGCTAACTCCGGCGGCGTCATTGTCTCTTACTTTGAATGGGTGCAGGACCTGCAGCGATTTTTCTGGAGCGCCTCAGACATCCGAAATCGGCTGCAAGGCATTATCACGTCCGCTTTTCAGCGAACACTTCATTTTTCGATCGAGCGCCGAGTGTCGATGCGCATGGCAGCCCTCATGAGTGGAATTGATCAAGTTGCCCAAGCACATCTCCAGCGTGGATTGTATCCCTAATCTTGCGATTCCTCTTGGTTTGATACTTGCTCCCTACGATCACATTCACGACGGTGCCGGCTTGTCACATGGCGGGGAGGAAAGGAGCACTTCATGGATCGAAGCATGATTGCAACAACGTGGGAACAGCATTGTGCCGATGGGTGGCCTCAGTTTTCGAGCCCACATCAGGGACAATTGATGACGATCGACACGGTCATTAGCGGCTGTGTAGTCTATTTTCTCGATAGTTCCGAGGGTCTCGACGGCCAACGGGTTGCCATCGTGAAAGACTGCTTGGGAGATCTCGATGAGTTGACGAAAACGTTGGACACAGAGCCTCAGGCCTACTTCTACCGGCTTCGTGAACTCGGGGCGATGTTGCTGGGCGATGAGCTTCAGTCATGATGCAAGAACACCGGTCAACTACACCAGTCGTATGTCAGCAGCCGCTCCCGCATCCCGTTCCTTGCACGTCTAGTAGCTCTTGGCTACAATGTGTCCTATGTTGGCTATGATTCCACCGATTCATCTATTGTGATCAGCCACAACCCTTACGAAAGAAACGCTAAATATCATGACGAAATCGCCTATGATACGGATGGCAATTATTCTACTGGCGAGCATTCTGGAAACGGATGGCTCGACTCATGCCGAGCCGTATGAATTAAGCAAGAGTGAGGTCACAGAGCCAAAGGCCATTTCGAGCGCGGAAATTTCACTGTTCGGCGTCAAACTCGGTGACTCGGAATCCAAAGCCGTTGAAACGCTCCTAAATGAGAAGATTTCCGGAGTCAAGGCTGAGCAGGAAGCGGCTTTCATCTTTCTGCTCGATCAACGAAAACCAACCGGTCCAATGGCCGGGGTACGTATTCAGGATGGTAAGGTCGACCTTCTTTTCATTAACAACCGGTTCGCGTATAAGACCAGAGGTATCTTTCGTAACGTGCTCAATAGCGAGAGTCCAGAGGACATCCGAAAGTTATTAGGCCAAGAGGAGTATGGTGATGAAAACGTCATGGGCGCCGTCATGGCTTACGACAGACAAGGTTTCCAGGTGAATTACCTTGGAAAGGACATCAACATCGAGTTTGCCGCCCCACGGTAGCCCTCGCCAAGACCAAGGTGTCAGCAATCAGAAGTTGTACTCACAAACAAATTCTGTTCGTCAATGGCCAGGAAACCGCTTCTTTTAAAACGTGATGATTTCTCAGAGTTGAGACGGACTGGGGAAATCTGGCGAGCATCGCCGGTGAATAATCGTCGACGGTTCTCATCCTCACACGGCGAAACAGAATACCGTGCAGGCCGCATGTCGCACCGGTACCCTACTGCTTAGCTCATAGAGCGTAGAAATGCCAAGAATGAGAGACGGAGGTTGCTATTGGACAGTATTCGTGAGACGGAACCCGTAATCGATCAAACTTTTCGCGGTATTCCACCGGCGGTTAGAGTTCAAGATCACGATGAGGAGATCGCTATCATTTTGAGAGACTTTAGCGATCAGGCATCGGCCGGCTTTGGAGGTGAATCCGGTCTTCACCCCTACCACGCCAGGGATGCGCCCAAGTAACCGATTCGTGTTATGCAGGACATAGGCGCGATATCCACTGACAGGTGTGATAATCTCCCGTTCCTCCTTGACGAGTCCTCGGAACACCGCGTTTCGCATCGCCACCTCGCTAAGTTTCCCGAGATCTTCAGCAGTTGAATAATGGTCGGGACCGTCAAAACCACACCCGTTACTGAAGTGTGTGTCCAATAATCCCAGTGCTCGAGCTTTGGCATTCATCAACGTCACAAATTGCTCTTCGTCGCCTCCGACATGTTCAACAGCCGCCAGGCAGGCGTCATTGGCTGACACCATCATCATCGCCTTGAGTAAATCGCCAAGACGAAACACTTCCCCGGCCTTCAGTCGCAGGTGAGTTTTGGGAGCTTTTGCCGCATTCCTGCTCACTGTTGCCAGATCATCCAGCCGGCCTTTCTCTAGAATGATCAGTGCCGACATAATCTTGGTTAGACTGGCCGGCGACAGACGTTTCTCCACCTCATG from Nitrospira sp. includes the following:
- a CDS encoding Glu/Leu/Phe/Val dehydrogenase, whose translation is MQELDTPTFRLAVAQFDQAAEAMGLDPNLRERLKLPQRSLVVSLPVRMDDGHVEVFTGYRVQHDSSRGPSKGGVRYHPDVNLGEVAALAMWMTWKCALAGLPYGGAKGGVTVVPKQLSPAELQRLTRRYAAEIFPLIGPDKDVPAPDVGTDAQVMAWIMDTYSQQVGYAVPGVVTGKPLSIGGSLGREEATGRGVVYVTQEVLHHLKLPIENATVAIQGFGNVGSHTAHIMQQQGARVIAVSDVHGGIYNPKGLNVMELLRRDPSQRLHDTKLGDAITNEELLGLECTVLVPAALSEQITSKNANSLRCRILSEGANGPTTLEADCILADKDIFVIPDILANSGGVIVSYFEWVQDLQRFFWSASDIRNRLQGIITSAFQRTLHFSIERRVSMRMAALMSGIDQVAQAHLQRGLYP
- a CDS encoding RNA polymerase sigma factor RpoD, producing MKEGLRVSDEMEIQKTFVADVDADDAKASGMLGVISREVEESGADEKTQPVMRTSRGASPFLLESLYFRSFGDRGLLTREEETTIAKRVDHGTRRIRVALRQAIRALFKSKRTPALADSVKVLQMVRRLSGLSATALDNAESALSTALNPSDPDLKLTPATAKVLKALLDEIRAARVILEQGKDELVRCNLRLVVDVAKHYTGRGLSLLDLVQEGNIGLMKAAERYQYRKGFKFSTYATWWIRQGITRALADQSRTIRIPVHQTEASHRILRVMRRLGQQFGRPARLEEIAHVLRMRPERLRETVLAFQEPVALETPIGDGDTQFGDMIPDQQAVPPDAHVHRSELTEQLDRILSILTPREQTVIRLRFGIGYDEASTLEQVGQSLSVTRERIRQIEAKALKKLKTPQIKELFAAIK
- a CDS encoding slipin family protein, with product MSLLMPLVFLILVLYASFKRVMEYERLVVFVLGKFQTVKGPGIRLVIPVLQQMVRVNLQTVTMEVPSQDVITRDNISVKVNAVIFLRVVDPQRAVLAVQDYLYSTSQVAQTTLRSVLGQSQLDDLLSKRDDINAELQRIIDQQTEPWGVKVTAVEVKNVDIPQDMQRAIARQAEAERERRAKIIHAEGEFQAAQKLAEAANVISQNPAALQLRYLQTLVEIAAEKNSTTIFPIPIDTIAPFMKGLLPK
- a CDS encoding D-alanyl-D-alanine carboxypeptidase: MAQKDHIRPASRLQSWGRILCRVALIEAFFLPLIGFSTIPASASEAHFKNQVLHTVSYAPQPFPWKRIPAHSILLKELRSGRILFEHEVEKRLSPASLTKIMSALIILEKGRLDDLATVSRNAAKAPKTHLRLKAGEVFRLGDLLKAMMMVSANDACLAAVEHVGGDEEQFVTLMNAKARALGLLDTHFSNGCGFDGPDHYSTAEDLGKLSEVAMRNAVFRGLVKEEREIITPVSGYRAYVLHNTNRLLGRIPGVVGVKTGFTSKAGRCLIAKVSQNDSDLLIVILNSNRRWNTAKSLIDYGFRLTNTVQ
- a CDS encoding octanoate-[acyl-carrier-protein]-protein-N-octanoyltransferase, which gives rise to MIDVNTLISPHLRSPYTHVGAVRIFSEPVPYLIAWEIQSRLHEERLLGLQPDTVLILEHSPVYTLGRRSRPSHWGGSESALCTDGTELHHVNRGGSVTFHGPGQIVVYPVIKLDRHASGPRQLVWLLEEVIIQVLELWNITGSRVVGKPGVWIMTPEPWKIAFLGIRIEHGVTLHGFALNVDLDLAPFQRIQPCGFPDCRVTSMSAIRQTAVPIDIVKQELARTFAAVFAFNWSTVT